A genomic stretch from Helianthus annuus cultivar XRQ/B chromosome 1, HanXRQr2.0-SUNRISE, whole genome shotgun sequence includes:
- the LOC110881466 gene encoding translin, with amino-acid sequence MKSVSRTLITLTTALSHRSINPNPKTLISATTATVSLRLNSTTILTQQPTHRNHSFASMAAGDSSPTSAAVEKQFDEFRHRLEESGSLRDRIRAVATQIESTTRMMHSSLLLIHQSRPIQEVLEKANTQIDVLKELFSQLAEIVRERPGEYYRYHGDWRTEAQQVVSLFAFMHWLETGELLIHTEVEEKLGLNASEFGLDVEDYLIGICFMSNELPRYVVNQVTAGDYDCPRKVLKFLTDLHASFRLLNLRNDFLRKKFDGMKYDLRRVEEVYYDVKIRGLASTGDGKGEQTVQEA; translated from the exons ATGAAGTCTGTTTCCCGTACCTTAATAACATTAACCACTGCTCTATCCCACCGTTCCATAAACCCTAACCCCAAAACCCTCATttccgccaccaccgccaccgtctCTCTCCGGCTGAACTCAACCACCATACTCACACAACAACCTACTCACCGTAACCATTCGTTCGCGTCAATGGCAGCCGGCGACTCATCCCCTACCTCCGCCGCTGTCGAGAAGCAATTTGACGAGTTCCGCCACCGTCTAGAAGAATCTGGAAGCTTACGTGACCGAATCAGAGCCGTTGCGACGCAGATTGAGTCGACGACGAGGATGATGCACTCTAGCCTTCTTCTTATTCATCAATCTCGCCCTATTCAAG AGGTTCTAGAGAAGGCGAATACGCAGATTGATGTGCTGAAGGAGCTTTTTAGTCAACTTGCGGAAATTGTTCGTGAACGCCCAGGGGAATACTATAG GTATCATGGTGATTGGAGGACCGAGGCGCAGCAGGTGGTCTCTCTGTTTGCTTTTATGCATTGGCTAGAAACAGGAGAGCTTCTAATACACACCGAAGTGGAGGAGAAGTTAGGGT TGAATGCTTCAGAATTTGGTCTTGATGTTGAAGACTATCTTATTG GCATTTGTTTCATGTCCAATGAACTG CCTAGGTATGTAGTGAACCAAGTGACAGCTGGCGATTATGACTGTCCCAGAAAGGTCTTAAAGTTTTTAACCGACCTCCATGCATCATTCCGTTTGCTTAATCTCAGGAATGATTTCTTGCGCAAAAAGTTTGATG GAATGAAGTATGATTTGAGAAGAGTTGAAGAGGTGTACTACGATGTGAAAATTCGTGGGTTGGCGTCTACGGGTGACGGTAAAGGAGAGCAAACTGTACAAGAAGCTTAG
- the LOC110881475 gene encoding serine/threonine-protein kinase PCRK2 isoform X1: MVFYCRCFSFLLEGKEETEHETKTQTKSTATDTFYTAGSDFNRSASSIHARTSLADKPSNLRVFTLAELNEATENFCIDMKIGEGDFGTVYKGVIKSLDHEIHVAVKLANKSLQGHRWRVKEINVLGTVEHPNLVKLIGYCAEDNEREGGTQLFFVYEYMANGSVRDHLSTESETPLSWNTRLRVAQDAARVLTYLHEEMEFQMIFKNFKSSNVLLDDKWNTKLSDFGVPQILGPDGRRVTHISTKIAGFVQYAPPEYMSIGHFTSKGDVWCYGIFLYELITGRHPLELITGRNGSDWETTNNTLNERMLLEWVKPYLDQKDSTKSSIQDSTAVADPGVFWGFPGTPLV, encoded by the exons ATGGTGTTTTATTGCCGATGTTTCTCCTTCTTGTTAGAAGGAAAAGAAGAGACCGAACATGAAACCAAAACTCAAACTAAATCAACTGCTACCGATACCTTTTATACTGCTGGTTCGGATTTCAATCGGTCCGCAAGTAGTATTCATGCAAGGACGAGTTTGGCCGATAAACCAAGCAATCTGAGAGTTTTCACTCTCGCTGAGCTCAATGAAGCTACCGAAAACTTTTGCATTGATATGAAGATCGGTGAAGGTGATTTTGGGACTGTTTATAAGGGCGTGATCAAGAGTTTGGATCATGAGATTCATGTGGCTGTCAAGCTCGCCAATAAATCATTGCAG GGGCACAGATGGCGAGTAAAAGAGATTAACGTTCTTGGGACGGTTGAGCATCCAAATCTTGTCAAACTAATCGGTTACTGTGCAGAGGATAACGAAAGGGAAGGCGGTACACAACTATTTTTCGTATATGAATATATGGCGAATGGAAGCGTGAGAGATCATTTATCTACAGAATCAGAAACGCCTCTCTCGTGGAACACAAGACTGAGAGTGGCTCAAGATGCTGCTCGTGTCTTGACATATTTACACGAAGAAATGGAATTTCAG ATGATCTTCAAGAATTTCAAATCTTCTAACGTTCTTCTAGACGATAAATGGAATACTAAACTTTCGGATTTTGGTGTGCCTCAAATATTAGGCCCTGATGGAAGAAGAGTCACTCATATCTCAACCAAG ATTGCAGGATTTGTGCAGTATGCACCTCCAGAGTACATGTCTATAGGGCATTTCACATCCAAGGGTGATGTATGGTGCTACGGGATTTTCCTCTACGAACTTATCACGGGTAGGCACCCATTGGAACTCATCACGGGTAGGAACGGATCGGATTGGGAAACAACGAACAATACTTTAAACGAGCGGATGCTTCTAGAATGGGTGAAACCTTACTTAGATCAAAAAGATTCCACCAAATCGTCGATCCAAGACTCGAcggcagtggcggatccaggggtgttttgggggttcccgggaacccccttagtttga
- the LOC110881461 gene encoding leucine-rich repeat receptor-like protein kinase PXC1, whose product MVESEEVVKSDITIQEFYHEERDALIPFRDSMKSDYYLHGNWTGPPCRNNMSRWIGISCINSHVTELTLESINLTGSLPVGFLQNVTFLSKLSFRNNSLTGVLPNLTNLTHLESVFLSGNRFSGRIPLDYIHLPNLIALELQENEITGTIPPFDQESLTALNLSYNRLSGPIPETKVVERFGSSSFDHNPGLCGKPLDIPCVVSPPPSPSENKKKRLKAWGIELIAAAAAIMLLLVIFCLFCCYKRIQGKKEKKEAAEKHRYPNEGVGKKAQWSGSTDDQEKAADLEFFHNHKPVFDLDELLQASAKILGKGTLGITYKATLESGLVVAVKRVKEIDSLTEKEFVHQMHLLGKLRHENLVEMISFYCTKDEKLVIYEFVQDGSLFELLHGSRGIGRIPLNWTTRLQILKDVAKGLIVLHQSLSSQKVPHGNLKSSNVLVYFTNETAHAKLSDYGYLPLLPSLKSTFAIGKCPEVIEGKKTTHKSDVYCFGVLLLEVLTGKPPGDDNHEDLTNWVRGVVDSDWSMDLFDLEILGEKDGHDDMLKIAELALECTEALPERRPNLTQILTRLEEIQYRQVSIGVN is encoded by the exons ATGGTTGAATCGGAAGAAG TCGTTAAGTCAGACATAACAATACAAGAATTTTACCATGAGGAACGGGATGCATTAATTCCATTCCGGGACTCTATGAAATCCGATTACTATTTGCACGGGAATTGGACCGGTCCACCGTGTCGGAACAATATGAGCAGGTGGATTGGAATTAGCTGTATTAACTCCCACGTGACCGAACTGACTCTGGAATCAATAAACTTGACGGGATCACTCCCTGTTGGATTCCTACAAAACGTTACGTTCTTATCGAAACTCAGCTTTCGCAACAATTCCCTTACCGGCGTCCTCCCGAACCTCACCAATCTCACGCACCTGGAATCAGTATTCCTTTCCGGTAATCGATTCTCGGGTCGTATTCCGTTGGATTACATCCACCTCCCAAACCTCATCGCACTTGAACTTCAAGAAAACGAGATAACAGGAACAATCCCGCCTTTTGATCAAGAATCATTGACTGCTCTCAACTTGTCGTACAATCGGCTGTCTGGACCAATCCCGGAAACGAAAGTTGTAGAAAGGTTCGGAAGTAGCTCGTTCGATCATAATCCAGGGTTATGTGGAAAACCGCTGGATATACCGTGTGTTGTTTCTCCTCCACCTTCTCCTTCAGAAAACAAGAAGAAACGTCTCAAAGCGTGGGGTATTGAGTTGATTGCTGCTGCAGCTGCAATCATGTTGCTTCTCGTGATTTTTTGTCTGTTTTGTTGTTACAAAAGAATTCAAGGAAAAAAAGAGAAGAAAGAGGCAGCTG AAAAGCATCGGTATCCCAACGAAGGTGTTGGAAAGAAAGCTCAATGGTCTGGAAGTACAGATGATCAAGAAAAAGCGGCTGACTTAGAATTCTTCCACAATCATAAACCGGTTTTTGATCTAGATGAGTTACTCCAGGCGTCAGCTAAAATTCTTGGGAAAGGAACCCTAGGTATCACCTACAAGGCGACACTGGAATCGGGTCTCGTTGTTGCTGTAAAACGGGTCAAAGAAATAGATTCTTTGACCGAAAAAGAATTTGTACACCAAATGCATTTGCTCGGGAAGTTGAGGCATGAAAACCTTGTGGAAATGATTTCGTTTTACTGCACAAAAGATGAGAAGCTGGTTATTTATGAATTTGTTCAAGACGGAAGCTTGTTCGAGTTATTGCATG GAAGTAGAGGAATTGGGAGAATACCACTCAACTGGACAACAAGATTACAAATCCTAAAAGACGTAGCAAAAGGTCTAATCGTCTTGCACCAGTCATTATCTTCTCAAAAAGTGCCACACGGAAACCTCAAATCATCGAACGTATTAGTCTACTTCACAAACGAAACCGCACACGCCAAACTATCCGATTATGGCTACTTGCCACTTTTACCATCACTAAAGTCAACATTCGCAATCGGGAAATGCCCTGAAGTCATAGAAGGGAAAAAAACGACACACAAATCAGACGTTTATTGTTTTGGTGTTTTGCTGTTGGAAGTGCTTACAGGGAAACCACCAGGAGATGATAACCATGAAGATCTAACAAATTGGGTTAGAGGTGTTGTTGACTCTGACTGGTCAATGGATCTATTTGATTTGGAAATATTAGGGGAGAAAGATGGGCATGATGATATGTTGAAGATTGCTGAGTTGGCACTTGAATGTACTGAAGCTTTACCTGAAAGAAGACCTAACTTGACTCAAATATTGACCAGATTAGAAGAAATTCAGTATCGTCAAGTGAGCATAGGGGTTAACTAA
- the LOC110881475 gene encoding serine/threonine-protein kinase PCRK2 isoform X2 — translation MVFYCRCFSFLLEGKEETEHETKTQTKSTATDTFYTAGSDFNRSASSIHARTSLADKPSNLRVFTLAELNEATENFCIDMKIGEGDFGTVYKGVIKSLDHEIHVAVKLANKSLQGHRWRVKEINVLGTVEHPNLVKLIGYCAEDNEREGGTQLFFVYEYMANGSVRDHLSTESETPLSWNTRLRVAQDAARVLTYLHEEMEFQMIFKNFKSSNVLLDDKWNTKLSDFGVPQILGPDGRRVTHISTKDLCSMHLQSTCL, via the exons ATGGTGTTTTATTGCCGATGTTTCTCCTTCTTGTTAGAAGGAAAAGAAGAGACCGAACATGAAACCAAAACTCAAACTAAATCAACTGCTACCGATACCTTTTATACTGCTGGTTCGGATTTCAATCGGTCCGCAAGTAGTATTCATGCAAGGACGAGTTTGGCCGATAAACCAAGCAATCTGAGAGTTTTCACTCTCGCTGAGCTCAATGAAGCTACCGAAAACTTTTGCATTGATATGAAGATCGGTGAAGGTGATTTTGGGACTGTTTATAAGGGCGTGATCAAGAGTTTGGATCATGAGATTCATGTGGCTGTCAAGCTCGCCAATAAATCATTGCAG GGGCACAGATGGCGAGTAAAAGAGATTAACGTTCTTGGGACGGTTGAGCATCCAAATCTTGTCAAACTAATCGGTTACTGTGCAGAGGATAACGAAAGGGAAGGCGGTACACAACTATTTTTCGTATATGAATATATGGCGAATGGAAGCGTGAGAGATCATTTATCTACAGAATCAGAAACGCCTCTCTCGTGGAACACAAGACTGAGAGTGGCTCAAGATGCTGCTCGTGTCTTGACATATTTACACGAAGAAATGGAATTTCAG ATGATCTTCAAGAATTTCAAATCTTCTAACGTTCTTCTAGACGATAAATGGAATACTAAACTTTCGGATTTTGGTGTGCCTCAAATATTAGGCCCTGATGGAAGAAGAGTCACTCATATCTCAACCAAG GATTTGTGCAGTATGCACCTCCAGAGTACATGTCTATAG